The Aythya fuligula isolate bAytFul2 chromosome 5, bAytFul2.pri, whole genome shotgun sequence sequence TAAAAGACCTACTCCTCAAAAATCTACCTTCAGGACAGGGAGCTTAGACACCTGGCCCTTGGCCTCTGCTAGTACTGTCAGCAAGAGGACAACTGAAGGTTAACTGAGAACATCAGTTCACACAAACAAGGGAATGGTGGTCAAAGTATAATGGTTTTTCATCACTTCTAACCTGGACCAGATTAAAACCAACAAAGAGGTGAAAGTTTCCCAGGCCCACAGTCCCCATGGTCCCATGACTTTTGAGCTCCCAAAACAGCACTAATGTGTAAAGTCCATCAAATGCCTCTCCTTGCAAGTGTTGCTTAAGAGAACAATAGGTCAActcagcacagaagtgctcctGGGCTCAGTGACACGGCAAATTGTACTTTTGAAGGCTGACGTACCTTAGAggaacaaaaacccaacaaagGAGATGCGATAAAGTTACTAATTACTGCTCCTTCAAGACTAAGTAACGTTCTAACTTGCACTTTAAAGTGAGAATTACTGACAGTTAATGAACTGCAAACTGACGCAGCTTTCTGTACCTCCTTTGCTGGTGGTAACAACTCTGCCAATATTAAGATACTGCCAGGGATATAACACTGTTCAGAGTTGAgctagggaaaaataaataaataataataataaaaaaacacactagTGTCAGGCAGTCCCTCTGGAGCTGAAAAGGAGCATGTATAATGAAAACCAGGTTCCTGAATGCCTGGAATTCATTGGTTGTAGACTTTCAGCAAATCCGTTTTACTCCGTTGGCTCTGCGTGAAATTTATACTATCTATCGTTAGGAAATATCTTCACAACTGTTGGACTGAGTTAGCAGCACTAATCAATGGATCAGTCCATTTGCACCTCTAAGTATTTAACTGAAGACTAACTGCATCCAGTCATAAGCTGGATGTGGATTACAAACTGATATTCACCAGCAGTGGGCAAATTAAGAAGGACAGGAGGGGCTACAAACACAACATCAGCAGTCTAAGATGTGAGGTACATCTGTACAGCTTACTGCCACTCAAGGACCAGGGGACTGTTGTGTTAGGCACACACAGGCAGAAAGAAATTCCATCCCAAAAATGGGATTATGAACAGTCAGAACAGGTTagcaagagaagagaaaggggagaCGGTAACGGTAAAGCAAACAAGTTATTATACATTAAGCAAATTGCTCACAGCTTGTACTGTGATCTTTGTCAATGAGTGTGATAGGGGAAGTTATTGTAAACCAAGGAGGTTTTTACGAGATCTTTTGGCACAGAGagctgagagaaaaatcaaCTACAGCACAGTGCTACAGCTATGAAGGTAACACCGAGCATGAGAATGCATAAGAAGCTGTGCAAGTCCTCAGTACCGTATGTGAGCCAGACTTCTAGTTCATGCACGCTGCTGGTTAGGTTCAGAATTAGACAGCTCCCTGTTCTTTGCATGGAGAGCAGCTCCCTGTTCTTTCCCTGGTACTTCGTTCTGTGAGATTTGTAATACCACACGCTGCACACTGCTCTAAGACCCACCAGTCGGGGAAAGGCAACTGTGATCGGCTACATGTATGGGAACAAAGATACATGCAGACATCTGGTACACACACAAGCCACAGATTTGGACTTCTCCATTATTCAGTCAGACTCACCTGAAAGAGTGGAACAACCTCAGATACTCCCTGAGGATCCTGAGGGTCCTTCAGGAGGATGCACAGGTAATAGATAACTTTTTGctacaagacaaacaaaataattgaaGTTTGAGAGTGCCTGGAGTTATCACAGAAAGAGGACCTGTTTCAACTCATTGGGATGAACGAAGCGTGCAAAATTTTCTAAGGATAAATTGGCAGAAACATCTGTGTTTCACAAgggtaaatatttttgcttcaaaattaTGTATGAAGAAGCTTGCAATCAGaccccttctctttttttcctatttgtgttCAGccttaaaaatataagaatGTTTTTGCCCTACGGACTTCTCAGTTTTAGTTGAAAAAGTAGCCgtcagattttcagaaaaccCATCCCTTCTCCAAAACCATTCTTCTCCCAAATCTATTTGAGAACAACAAAAtatacggggggggggggggggggaaagaaagccACCACAGGATCTACACATTCCTGCTGACAATGCTTTTCTCTTATGCTTTTTTTGATGCATACCATTTTGCTAATTATCTGTTTTGCCTTTCTAAGAAGTTACACAATGTTGGAACATGTTGAAGATTGTGGGGACTTagtaagaatttattttcatctacaGCAACTTCACACACATCACTGACAGTGTGAGTGACCTCAGTTCTTCATAACTGTATTTGAACAAAACAATGATGACAGTGCAGCCCAGCAAgtcttaaataaacaaacaaaaaaaaatgaaataagtgcAAAGGCTTTTCTGCCCCCTTGccaataaagagaaagaaaaggagctcAACATcacctttgtttccttttgcgATAAAACTTTATATGAATCTATGCTAATCTCCAAGTGATCTTCCCAGACTGCACTTCCAACAAGACAGGTCTCACTCAAATTAGTtggaaaaacactgattttggaaagtgcagaggagaaagaaatgcagctaAAAATACTCTGGGGGAGAAACATCTCACTTTGGGCTGGCATCTTTTTTTGCAAGCCAGGCACAATCCaatgtttttagtttttgaaagaaagatcTCTAAAGAAATCCAGTAGTGTCCTCACTCAGGCAGCCTGAAGTCCTGTTAAGATTTCCTGCCTAACATTTCTTAGTGGTTCATTATAGTTCTTCAGAAACACTTACTCAACAGTTAACAGTGGTTGTGCAAAATGCACCTTCCAATCCAAGGGGTTCAGTGCATTTCGCTGTCTGGTTACGACATGCAATTTATTGTGAAGAAAGTAAAACAGATCTGAAGACAGAGACtatatttaaattcagtttcagCTACAGAAGTCTGTTAACAGAAAGCAACTAAGTAAAACATTTAGATTACAGACAAGTTGCAGTACAGGATTGACTATTACCTCACAGATTGGCTGATGTATGAAGCCaattttggaaagtttttttgttaaaacatcTCTTTTCCAGGTAAGACTAGGAGAAGAAGACTCTAGGCTCAAATGGTTTTATGATTATCACTATCTGCTTCAGCATATTATGCAAATTACTGCCTTCTACCTTCCCATCAATGCAAGCAGCTCGGTGCAATGTATATGCCATTTCCCAGTCACCACAAGCCACACTCAAATCTACACATTTTTATGTATAGCTCTCCTCCCTTCActcagtaagaaaataattccgtggtgttttttttgtttgtttgtttgtttgtttgttttttgttgttgttgttttctttctctactaAATTTTTAGCCTGAAAAGAACACATGCATGCTAAAAGGGTAAGGTCTGCTCTTCCATAGGAGACTGGCAGTTTACCCCCAAGATGGGACAAAATAATCTCTTATTCTTGTCTATCTTCTTACCTCCCTCTAGACTGCTATAGAATTAGGCATCAGCGTTAGGCATCAGCAGTTAGGCATCAGCATCAATACAATATAATACAAAGAACTAAAATGACTAGCTCAGTGCCAGTGGCATTATCTAAGGGATGGATTTGACTTGTTGAGGCTACTTGctgaagttttcctttaaaggcaggagaaaagatgatagaataaagagagaaatctgAATCAAAGCTCCTGATGTCAGTAAAGCTATGGATGCTGCTATGTTTAATTGCCCTGATAAACCACTCTCGTGAAAATACTCTTGATGTGAGTGTGCCCACAGATACACAAGAAACACTGATTACCATATAGATGGCTTCATTGATAACCACATCCTTGACTCGACTCATCTCAATGAAGGTTGTGCTCTCCTTCCCTGAAGCATAGGACGAAGTCAACTGAATGCCAAGTGAGCCGATGACCAACAGAGATTCCTGGTCAATTTTCACAAAGTGCAGGTAGATGATCAGGCCAATCAGCGTGATGAATATAGCAGCAGAAAGCACCATACTATTCTGTAACACAAGCCAAGCAAAGACAGAACTTTGGTCTTACAATTATGTGGCTTTAGACAAAAcacaatgaacaaacaaaaaaccaccacactgcaTAGTAAAACATAATATTAAGGCTACATTTACAACGCAGGTTTTATGTAGGTGAGTCTGTTTATTCAAAAGGCTGGTTGCTATATGTGTAATGAGATTTACATCACTAAACATCAGTCTTCATGAAATGGTCTGAAAGAACTGGGAGCTGAAATTGAAATCAGCAAGAAGAAATTATTCCCTTGTAAAGCTAGCACAAAAATCTCAACCCAAAGCAATTATATAAAGCAATGACAGCATAATATACAAACAGCTATAGTGATAATGTCACTGACAGAGAAATGTTGTTAAATGTTTACTGGAGCTAAGGATGGCATctcagaagggaagaagaatcTTTTACCAAAAGCACTAGCCTAGGCCTACGTAGGAGATCCAAGTTTTCTTCTAATATACTGTGATTCTAAACTTGTTAaaactttctctctcttcctgccTTAAATACCAAGCCAGAGGATATCTGCTTTCTCCTGTCCTTTGTCTAAGTACAAATTGTCTTTTGTATGCTGTAGTCTTTGGAGTGctgtttcataaaataatatgtaaatCTAATGCTATGTAAGTTTCATAGTCATCTTTCATCAGTAGGTCAGCAACTGTAAGCCATCTGAAGACCTGGTAATAAATCCTAAGGATCCTCAATCTGCAACCTATTTCTGGGATGTGCTTGCGAGAGCTCAAGGCCACATACCTATGGACTGAAGTTGAAACTGACACTTCCTAAAGGACCAGAACTGCACAGCTCTACCACTCGAGCTGTGCCTGTATCACCATGTGAGGTAAAAATGCTATGTCCACATTCAAAGAGAAAGGATACAGGATTTCTCCCAAGGTTTGTCACCATGGAAAAAAGGCAGTAACGAATCACAGGCGTTGAAATCCACAGAGAAACAGACATTCAGATCTCCTTTCCTGGCAGAAAGGAAGGACTGTAGTTGCATATGAGATTCATGAGCACATGTAAAACCAAGGAGGAAGGTGGTGGTTGGTAACCTCTgggatgtatttttttgtaacaAATAAGACTTGAAAACAGCTTCACTTCCTGTTAGAGAATAGTGAACCTCTTCATATCAGAATTACTGCCACATGACTCACATCTCCATCCCTGCCTTCATTCCTGAGAAGAttactgagaaaacagaagtgccATAGTGTTGGTCACAGTCAAGCTTTTTGAGTCAGGCTACTGAGTTTAACCAACAGGTCTATGCCTGGCAGTTGGTCCTTCTGTGCTAATATGGGTCAAATAATATGGATCAGGTACCGGAGCCAGCACTTGAGCGTTTCTCGGCTGCTTCTGTagtctgtgctgtgttttttcacaaaaaaactGTGTTTCTCGCTGACCGACAGCAGCGAGAGGCGGCAGCGCGGCGGTTTGGCTCCCTCAGCACAACCCCAGGCCGTCCACCTGGCGCTCGCTcgcctcccccagcacctcccctcCTCTACCGGCCTCGTACCTCGCTGAGCACGAAGACGCCGTAGGCCGCCAGCCAGACGGCGGAGGTGACGGCGCTGAGGGAGCGGAGCTGCAGGCGGGGCCGGCGCAGCGCCAGCTCCCGGCAGGAGGCGCTGTGCTGCCGGCGCCGCAGCGCCAGGGGCTCCCCCGAGGCCGAGCGGAACGGCCGCTCCTCCACGCCAGGGGGGCACCCAGGCGGCGGCCCGCAGCTGCCCGCCTCCATGCCGCGGTGCGCCCCGCTTCCGCCGGCGCGGAGGGGCcggggagaagggaagggaaaggaagggaaggggcgGGGAGAGGCGGcgggcagcgcccggccccgcagcgccgccAGCGGGCGCCTCGCCCGCACCTCCCGGCACCTCCGGGCCGCGGGGCTCCCGGGCCACCACACCGCCGTGAAGCGGGCGGGGGGGTCACCTATGGCCCTTAACATTCCTGATACACAGACGTTGCCCTGTCCGTTTTTGTCCGTGCCATCCTTACATACAGgcttcacttatttatttatttctgttcagtgaTGCTTTCTCAGGAGCTTAAAGCAGTGCTTTCTGGGTCCTTGCCATCTCAGCACACAAGGAATTGGAGGCTTGGCTTTGCGTACAAAGACTTACTGACCCTGCACGGCGCTCTCACTGCTTTGCAGTTACACCTCAGGTGCTTCGCCTGGCCCtgatgcagagctgcagggcgGTGATTTCCAaacctgtgctgcctgccccaccCCAGGCCACTGAGCGTGCCCGTAGCTCTCCTCACAGGTGTCCTTGGGGGCGTTTAAGGAGAGGTTGGGCATGGTGCTGGGGAGATGGGTCAGTGGGTGGTGGCCGGACCAGCTGACCTTGGAGGCCTTTTCCGGCCTTAACGATGCTGCGGTTCAAGGCGCTGCACGCAGGGTGCCCTGGGATCAGGGGGTGCTGCACACAGACCCGGTCCCTCGCCTTCCTGGGGGCAGCAAGGCCGGCGTGAGAGGGAGGGAGACGCtagggctgggcaggaggagggggtgCAGAGGGCCCTGCGGCTCGTCCTGCGCCTCGCCAAGGTGAGGGGTGGGCCGGGGCGCCCAAGGGTGAGCtgaggcagcagagaaaaaacaccTGGCGGGCGAAGCGAAGGGGCTGCGGGGATGGGGGAGAAACGAGTGCAAAACGCTTACGTGGGAGGAGAAAATAATAACGAAGATGCGGCTTTAAAGAGGGAACTGGCACGTGAGGCGGCTGAGGCGGGCAGGCAGGAGCCCAGCGCGGCTGACGGGGCCGTGAGGGGCCGGGCGCTAACGGCCGGGCGGGGCGCGCGCCCCCTCACCTCAGGGCCGGCGGGGGGCGGAGCCGTTGGgcgcggcggcgcggggccggggccggggcctgggggggggcgggaCACACCTCCGCGCGCGCGCGCCGCCGTTGGCCGGGCGGCCCGGGGGTGtgcgggcgggggcggggcccggcggcgcgCGCGGCGCTGGAGCGGCTTAAGAGGAGCGCGGCGGCGGGCGGTGGCTGCGCGGTTCCTGCGGCTCCTGCGCCATGGCCCTGCGCGGCGGCTTCGCCAGGCTCCTCCGCGGCCAGGCGGCCCCCGCCCGGCTGCAGCGGCCCCGGCAGGCGCACTCGGTGGCGCTGGTGGGAGCCCCGTTCTCCCGGGGGCAGGTGGGCGCCGGGGCGGGCGGTGGAGGGATGGGGCGGCTGTGTAACGGCCGGGTAACGGCTGGGTAACGGCTGTGTAACGGCTCGCCTTCTCTTTGTCCCGCAGAAACGGCGCGGAGTGGACCACGGCCCCGCTACTGTCCGCGCCGCGGGGCTGCTGGAGCGGCTGGCCGGGCTCGGTGAGGCGCCGGGGGGCCGGAGGGGGGAgtggggccgggagggggccgggggggccggcCTGAGCCTGGCGCCGTGCTCGCTGCTCGCGGCGGGTCTGTGCCTCTGTCTGTCCCTgttccccagctccttcctgagGCAGCGGCGTGCTGCCGGGTGAGGGGATGCGGAACTTTCTGGAGAAACCTCCAGGCTCGCTTTTCCTTTGTAAGGCTGCACGGGTGGGAAGGTGGTGGTCTGCATCAGCGCCAGGAGCAGTGGGTAAGGAAAGCCGTGCCTTGCTTCAGCTCCTCCCATCCATTGTGTCTGCAAGCTGATGGATACGGTATCGCAGTTTTTAGAAATGTTATACCAGAGAAACTTGACCAAATTCTGCCCCAGGGAATCCTTAATTTAGAAAGCATCGCTGGAGGCTGTGTGGTGATGGACTGCAGAGCTGGACCAGCAACAGAAAGAACTTACCCGCTGTGCGTGTGGTTAGCGCTAATACAATCTAGATGCATGAAGAAAAAGGATAATTGCTTAATAACCCTCCAGCAAACTTAATCTGAATTATAAGACCTTTAAAATGGAGGCTATTGTTCTGTGCAGCCCTGTGGGCTTCCTGTGCATATTTCATGATTCACCAGCTGGAAAACCCCAATTTGTGATCAAATGAGTAGACGAGCCTTTCCTCTTTTGTGTTGCGCAAAGTTGAGATGTGTGTCTCAGCATCCACGCATATCCGTGGCAGCATTTGAATTCACAGTGAGTGTGATCTGTAACACCACCAAAAATAGAGGGTGTCTGAAGAACCTCTTATATGCTGGGATAAAGGCAGGTATAGGTGTTACTGAGCCTAAAGGTAGCAAAAACTGACAAGTTACCAGGTTTGAAAGGATACGTAATTTGAGGTAAAAAGATACACAGTAGTGTTTTTGGCAATTGATGATATAATTCTGTACTGGAAGGCTCaatgtttcctttgaaatagTTCAGATATTATACTTTAAATTTTACAAGAAtccttatttaaaaagaagtcatTTGCATAACACAAACTCGTTCCAATAGATATTTGAAGAAGATGAGAAGAAAGCAGGCTATGAGCCCTTTATGGGTTttagtaacaaaaaaaatgcaaggatAGAAATGAATCAAGTTAAACTCAAATCAGGGGAAGGTGGTGAATACTTCCACTGTTTAGTTGCTTATGGACTGTTTATTACTTAATCAAGTAGTGAACGTGGAAATATTCTATTGTTCTTCCCTTAAGATTTTTTTGAAGACTgagatttcttccttctgcGTTTTCAGTTTCATGTTGCTGGCATATTCTTCCACTgagatagtttttttttttttcggttgGTGTTGATGTTTATACTGCTGCCTGAATTCCCTGCAGCTCTCATCGGAGCAGGTTCAGATAGCACACAAACTGTAACAAATCCTGCTGGGAGGGCCCATCCTGAAGCAATTGCAGTCACCAGCATACACAGCTGTCTATGTTGCAAAGGCAGTCTGCTTGAGGGTTGGGTGGTTGGATGGAGGAGGAAGCTACCGGGTAGCCTTTTGTATTGTGCACATCTGTTGTTCATGGAAACTtaataaattactgttttttgtgAGGCTGGCAGGATAGCTTTGCGTGTAGTAATGTGATAATGCTGCTGGTTGGCCTCCTGGGGTACACTGAACTGGCTGTAAAACTttagctgcttttttctttgtctctgttttttctaaCACAATGCTTTCTCTTATACATTGAAGAAGGCAATAGAACAATggtggttttattattattattaccttgAGTCTTGTAGTTGCCTGTTCTGTTAGAAGAATTGTTTTCATGGGTCcttgttgcttgttttctggGAGCAGGTAGGTAATACTGCAGCAGACCAGATTTctccttaaaaagaaatgtctgcCTAAGATATAGGGCTTCTATTCTTCTATATGTGTTGGTTAGTTCTGAAGCTTTTGTGTCCCCAGAATGTGCTCCCCACCCTGCCATTTCCCCCTCCAGCAGGGATGTTGGAGATTGCTATAGATGTGATTGCGGTGTTTGTCTGTGTCATTATGAGCTTGGAGCTGGGCATGAGGCCAGCGATGGGGAGATGCTTTccagcagagaagcaaaggTGGATTCAGGGCAGTCAGAACAACTATTGATGGGGAAAAGGAGGCAGTGTTCCTATAATGAAATCTGCATGTAGTGACTCTTAAATAAAATTGCACTCAGTTAGTTCAAGTGGAAGAGATTTGAGTAGAATCTGCTTGAAACTGCAAGGTTCAACTTGCtcatttttccatctgtatGTTCAATTTGACCTgtgtaaaatgcttttatggCTGCTTTAGAACTGCAGCATTCAGGTAGTAAGATGCATGcaccatttgtttgttttagcctTATGCTTCAGTACGCTGAATATCAAGGCACCACATGGCTTTTTGTATGCCTGTATAGCTGATTTAATAACTTCATTTGACAGTGCTAGAAGTATGTCAGAGAGTGAGAACACCATTATCTTTTGTTCATCCTTTTAGCACTGTATTGCATGGGATGGTGGGGGAAATCTGATCCTCTCACTCTATCCTAATACCTGCTCTCTTACAGTTCTGTTGCAGtctcctgagctgctgctctaCTTTCTACTTCCTGGGAGATCCCTCCCTTGAAAGAGGCTGTAGCTGTAGTCACACGGTGTGATATCTTTTTTGGCCACCTAGGATAATGACTGCTGCTGAACAGCTTGTTTATGCTTAGGCTGAAATACAAGGAGGGAGCTGAGAAGCAGATGGCATCACTAGCCTGTATCAGACTGTCAGAGATGAGCCTGAGCCACTAGCTTGTCGTCCATCCCCTCGTTAGAAGCAGAGCAAACAATGCTACATGGTGGTAGTAGCTTGAGGTGTACTCAGAGCTAATGTAGCAGGAATCCAACTCCCAAGCCAGAAACAGTGGGTGTGCAAGTCTGTAGCAAGCATAATTTAAAGGATAACTGACTAAGCCTGCAAGGCTTCTTAATCATTCTGGTGATGTCTGTCTTTTGGCTTTGCTCCTTTTCCGAAGGGAAACTAAAATATTAACACCTTAAAGGACTCTTCAATCTTGCCAAAGAAGTAAATATGTTGTATGAAAATAGAAATTCGTAACTCCGTGGTGTGGAGGAGGACAGGGTGCACAGTTCTGAGCTTGACCTAAGGTACAGAAGATTTAAAGTATGAAGTCACTtttttgtgaattatttttttaagagttttttttttgtttttttttttttttggacctCTCAAGCCTACTGTAGATTAAGCAGAGAATCTGATCCACCTTAAATCTGGAGTGTTGCCCAGTTTCTCCCTTCCTTGGAGGAGAAAAGGACCACTCAGATTTTAATAAGCACTAAGTAGCTGTTGTGTTAATCACTACAGCTCTTGAGGTGACTTAGAGCATCTTTGCTGTTGATACCATGGAAACAACTCCAGTACAAAGCATCTTCCCAAGTCTTCATTCATGTATGTTGActgttgatttgttttgtttttggtttgtttatctATTTAGAGCTGCACGTGACTGGGTTGCTGAGTTTAGTCAGACTTGGGTTTTTACTACCCTAGAATGGATTAAAAGAGTTTGGAATTGAGTTGCTTGCTTGATGAGTTGGTAGAC is a genomic window containing:
- the PIGH gene encoding phosphatidylinositol N-acetylglucosaminyltransferase subunit H, with the protein product MEAGSCGPPPGCPPGVEERPFRSASGEPLALRRRQHSASCRELALRRPRLQLRSLSAVTSAVWLAAYGVFVLSENSMVLSAAIFITLIGLIIYLHFVKIDQESLLVIGSLGIQLTSSYASGKESTTFIEMSRVKDVVINEAIYMQKVIYYLCILLKDPQDPQGVSEVVPLFQSSQPRLDCLMEVYKSCQEILDQRKEAPQSSGIK